In Clostridium cagae, one genomic interval encodes:
- a CDS encoding sensor histidine kinase, protein MDIRLKRKFKANLKSYLKGIYLIDILLMVLITGMLFSSVFEYKDFLKQNNNISLIKSAFNEKEYETKKLYEDSKGFSQIIYETTDGLYDLLTGSNEIKEKIGQLMKYFNNDVEEYTSDFKLKDNVYFIIRNKHTKELYTNDPFLDSSIKYIKENQIDDLLNNRFKKQGVVSIKFDNEKEYNYLVSKGLVNYLDDTIKNFEEVYYTSTDTYKQELMNIRKEIISLSLLLLVYVFLIIKTVLIIARRGNKEEKIKSDILNSIMFVIRNGFKYKETSKTLLLSLGIIIIILITYLYFLATGGYENNMFVRFFQTYPFKGTILIITGLVLTVIFNVKKTLDIAIINEGLEKLNEGNLDEDIPAFGSITIRELINNINLIKEGYKNSLYERVKDEKLKTELISNVSHDLKTPLTSIINYVNILKNNDITDDERKDYLAILDSKSLKLKSLIDDLFEMSKINSGKIILNKDKLDILSLIHQGIGEYSFLYEYKNINFKVISNEDDMFMELDGKLISRALENIIINALKYSLDNTRVYIEIEKYDERVEIIVKNIANYEMDFDEEEIFERFARADKSRNSSVEGSGLGLAITKSIVELHGGKTKIEREGDMFKIYIILPLNNKDC, encoded by the coding sequence TTGGATATAAGATTGAAAAGGAAATTTAAAGCTAACTTAAAAAGCTATTTAAAGGGAATATATCTAATAGATATACTATTAATGGTATTAATAACAGGAATGTTGTTTTCATCAGTTTTTGAATATAAAGATTTTCTGAAGCAAAATAATAATATAAGCTTAATTAAATCTGCATTTAATGAAAAGGAATATGAAACAAAAAAGCTTTATGAAGATAGTAAAGGATTTTCACAAATAATATATGAAACTACAGATGGATTGTATGACCTATTAACTGGAAGTAATGAAATCAAAGAAAAAATAGGGCAGTTAATGAAATATTTCAATAATGATGTAGAAGAATATACTAGTGATTTTAAATTAAAAGATAATGTTTATTTTATAATTAGAAATAAGCATACTAAAGAATTATATACAAATGATCCATTCTTAGATTCATCTATTAAATACATAAAGGAAAATCAAATAGATGATTTATTAAACAATAGATTTAAGAAACAAGGTGTAGTAAGCATCAAATTTGATAATGAAAAAGAGTATAATTATTTGGTAAGTAAAGGATTAGTAAATTACTTAGATGATACAATCAAAAATTTTGAAGAAGTTTATTACACATCCACAGATACCTATAAACAAGAATTAATGAATATAAGAAAAGAAATAATTAGTCTATCTCTTTTATTATTAGTTTATGTATTTTTAATTATTAAAACAGTATTAATAATAGCCAGAAGAGGAAACAAGGAAGAGAAAATAAAATCAGATATATTAAACAGCATAATGTTTGTTATTAGAAATGGATTTAAATATAAAGAAACAAGTAAAACATTATTACTATCATTGGGAATAATAATAATAATATTAATTACTTATCTTTATTTCTTAGCCACTGGTGGATATGAAAATAATATGTTTGTACGATTCTTTCAAACATATCCATTTAAAGGAACTATTTTAATAATAACAGGACTAGTTTTAACGGTAATATTTAATGTAAAAAAAACATTGGATATTGCAATAATAAATGAAGGTCTTGAGAAGCTAAATGAAGGAAATTTAGATGAAGATATACCTGCCTTTGGTTCAATTACTATTAGAGAATTAATTAATAATATTAATTTAATAAAAGAAGGATATAAAAATTCATTATACGAAAGAGTTAAGGATGAAAAATTGAAGACAGAGCTTATATCAAATGTATCACATGATTTGAAAACTCCATTAACTTCAATAATAAATTATGTAAATATATTAAAAAATAATGATATAACTGATGACGAAAGAAAAGATTATTTAGCTATACTTGATTCAAAATCATTAAAACTAAAATCATTAATTGATGATTTATTTGAAATGTCAAAAATAAATAGTGGGAAAATAATATTAAATAAAGATAAATTAGATATACTTTCATTGATACATCAAGGCATAGGAGAATATAGTTTTCTTTATGAATATAAGAATATAAACTTTAAGGTTATTAGTAATGAAGATGATATGTTTATGGAGTTAGATGGAAAATTGATTTCTAGAGCATTGGAAAATATAATAATTAATGCTTTAAAATACTCATTAGATAATACTAGGGTTTATATAGAAATAGAAAAGTATGATGAGCGTGTTGAAATTATAGTTAAAAATATAGCGAATTACGAAATGGACTTTGATGAAGAAGAGATATTTGAGAGATTCGCAAGAGCAGATAAATCTAGAAATTCAAGTGTTGAAGGTTCAGGATTAGGTCTTGCAATCACAAAAAGTATAGTTGAATTACATGGTGGTAAAACTAAAATAGAAAGAGAAGGTGATATGTTTAAAATATACATAATATTACCTTTGAATAATAAAGATTGTTAA
- a CDS encoding response regulator transcription factor — MYNVLVVDDEKEIRDAIEIYLRGENLKVFKAADGLEALEILNNEKIHVIVLDVMMPKLDGIRTCLKIRETENLPIIMLSAKGEDSDKILGLNVGADDYIIKPFNHLELVARVKSQLRRYDKPLNIEDEEQVLTVKDLVIDTVSKSIIVRGEEIKVTATEYKILHLLASNLGKVFSIKEIYEKVWDEPFYKSENTVTVHIRRIREKIEINTKEPEYIKVVWGIGYKIEKEI, encoded by the coding sequence ATGTATAACGTATTGGTTGTAGATGATGAAAAGGAAATAAGAGATGCCATTGAAATATATTTAAGAGGAGAGAATCTAAAAGTTTTTAAAGCTGCAGATGGATTAGAAGCATTAGAAATTCTTAATAATGAAAAAATACATGTTATTGTATTAGATGTAATGATGCCTAAACTTGATGGAATAAGAACATGTTTAAAAATTAGAGAAACAGAAAATTTACCAATAATTATGTTGTCAGCAAAAGGTGAAGATTCAGATAAAATTCTTGGTTTAAATGTTGGAGCTGATGATTATATAATAAAACCATTTAATCACCTAGAATTAGTTGCTAGAGTAAAGTCTCAATTAAGAAGATATGATAAACCATTAAACATAGAAGATGAAGAGCAAGTATTAACGGTGAAAGATTTAGTTATAGATACTGTATCTAAGAGTATTATTGTACGAGGTGAAGAAATTAAAGTAACGGCTACAGAATATAAAATATTGCATTTATTAGCTTCAAATTTAGGTAAAGTATTTTCTATAAAAGAGATATATGAAAAGGTATGGGATGAACCATTTTATAAAAGTGAAAATACAGTTACTGTTCATATAAGAAGGATAAGAGAGAAAATAGAAATAAACACAAAAGAGCCTGAATATATTAAGGTGGTGTGGGGCATTGGATATAAGATTGAAAAGGAAATTTAA
- a CDS encoding ribonucleotide-diphosphate reductase subunit beta: MEVKKKPLFNEFGDRDPRLKRVINGNTTNLNDFNNMKYTWASDWYRQGMNNFWIPEEINLAQDLKDYKKLLPDERTAYDKILSFLIFLDSIQTANLSNINSYITASEINLCLTIQSFQEAVHSQSYSYMLDSICSPEERNEILYQWKDDEILLKRNKFIGDLYNEFINNPNEYNLIKTLMANYILEGIYFYSGFMFFYNLERNGKMPGSAQEIRYINRDENTHLWLFRNIIKELQSENPESFTTDLKNELREMMHIGVENEILWGHYVIGDKIQGINKKLIEDYIKYLGNKRLKEIGLEPLFSGDEENPATWVDVVANSNSVKTDFFEAKSTAYAKVSTLIDDL; the protein is encoded by the coding sequence ATGGAAGTAAAGAAAAAACCACTTTTTAATGAATTTGGAGACAGAGATCCTAGATTAAAGAGAGTGATAAATGGAAACACAACTAACTTAAATGATTTTAATAATATGAAATATACTTGGGCATCTGACTGGTATAGACAAGGAATGAATAATTTTTGGATACCAGAGGAAATAAATTTAGCACAAGATTTAAAAGATTATAAAAAACTTTTACCAGATGAAAGAACAGCTTATGATAAAATATTGTCATTTTTAATATTTTTAGATTCTATACAAACAGCTAATTTAAGTAATATAAATAGTTATATTACTGCAAGTGAAATAAATTTATGTTTAACTATTCAAAGTTTCCAAGAAGCCGTTCATTCTCAGAGTTACAGCTATATGCTTGATAGTATATGCTCACCAGAAGAGAGAAATGAAATACTGTATCAGTGGAAAGATGATGAAATTTTACTAAAGAGAAACAAGTTTATAGGCGATTTATATAATGAGTTTATAAATAATCCTAATGAATATAACTTAATAAAAACGTTAATGGCTAATTATATATTAGAGGGTATTTACTTTTATTCGGGATTTATGTTCTTTTATAATTTAGAGAGAAATGGAAAGATGCCTGGTTCAGCTCAAGAAATTAGATACATAAATAGAGATGAAAATACTCATTTATGGTTATTTAGAAATATAATAAAAGAATTACAAAGTGAAAATCCAGAAAGTTTTACAACTGATTTAAAAAATGAACTTAGAGAAATGATGCATATAGGTGTTGAGAATGAAATACTATGGGGACATTATGTAATAGGAGATAAAATTCAAGGAATAAATAAAAAATTAATTGAAGATTATATAAAATATTTAGGAAATAAAAGACTTAAAGAAATAGGCTTAGAACCACTGTTTTCAGGGGATGAGGAAAATCCAGCTACATGGGTTGATGTTGTGGCTAATTCTAATTCTGTAAAAACTGATTTTTTCGAAGCTAAATCGACAGCTTATGCAAAAGTTTCCACTTTAATTGATGATTTATAA
- a CDS encoding tetratricopeptide repeat protein — MIEIKLPGSKKLKLKILIILLAITLLILVFEGINNRKKNDITNKENIKNAEFIDGNNVNLNKEIKKDENNKIENEKEYKLCNEAYTLFFSGEYDKSIEKSNEIISEFPNNAKGYNIRGIAKSYNESFEAGMKDIDKALEIEPQYGYAVFNKALTYELYGKLDEALLWYNKNLEIENYIWTYYGIASIYGRRGDVQNTVKYLSKAIEIDEVVKKEARDEADFNPVRDSKEFKDLINN; from the coding sequence ATGATAGAAATAAAATTACCAGGAAGTAAGAAGCTTAAATTAAAAATACTAATAATATTATTAGCAATAACTTTATTAATATTAGTATTTGAAGGAATTAACAACAGGAAGAAAAATGATATTACTAATAAGGAAAACATAAAAAATGCAGAATTTATTGATGGAAATAATGTAAATTTAAATAAAGAAATTAAGAAAGATGAAAATAATAAAATAGAAAATGAAAAAGAATATAAATTATGTAATGAAGCGTATACTTTATTTTTTTCAGGAGAATACGACAAATCTATTGAAAAATCAAATGAAATAATAAGTGAATTTCCAAACAATGCAAAGGGATATAATATAAGAGGAATAGCTAAATCCTATAATGAAAGTTTCGAAGCAGGTATGAAAGATATTGATAAAGCTTTAGAAATTGAACCACAATATGGGTATGCAGTTTTTAATAAGGCATTAACTTATGAACTGTATGGAAAATTAGATGAAGCATTATTGTGGTATAATAAAAATTTAGAGATAGAAAATTACATATGGACTTATTATGGTATAGCATCTATATATGGAAGAAGAGGAGATGTTCAAAATACTGTAAAATATTTAAGTAAAGCAATAGAAATAGATGAAGTTGTAAAAAAAGAAGCGAGGGATGAAGCAGATTTTAATCCAGTAAGAGATTCTAAGGAATTCAAAGACTTAATTAATAATTAG
- a CDS encoding ribonucleoside-diphosphate reductase subunit alpha, with protein MLRKLCNLAIEGIKDNDGTYTEEKLLKALEHIIRDAMDINDIRKSLIQVSLDLTSDMEPNWQYAASTVYIYELYDKVRKNRNLDVKKNLYDNYYEFIKELTEKNFYGEYILENYSKEDILELEKEIKPERDFLFNYSGIDLVTKRYLVQDFNRSVIELPQQMFMGIAMHLAIPEVKEKRVYWAKRFYNVLSELKATMATPTMSNARKPFYQLSSCFVDTVDDSLEGIYKSLDNFAKVSKFGGGMGIYIGKIRSLGSPIRGFKGASGGVIPWVKLFNDTAIAVDQLGVRNGSVAIWLDAWHKDIPEFLQIRTNNGDDRKKAHDVFPGVCYPDLFWKLAEENVDNDWYMMCPHEIKNAKGYSLEDFYGEEWETKYFECVEDDRIEKRSIKIKDLVRLIIKSAAETGAPFAFFRDNANKMNPNKHKGMIYSSNLCTEIMQNMSAMKVNGDTIIKENDKYNVVQNIEAGDFVVCNLSSLVLGNIDVLNDEELECVVETQIRAMDNVIDLNYYSVPFAEITNKRYRGIGLGTSGYHHMLANNKIHWTEEKHRTFVDKVYEKINYYSIKASMNLSKEKGKYELFEGSDWDNGNYFELRDYNDEKWIDLKQEVKSFGMRNGYLIAVAPNGSTATIAGTSEGIDPIMARFYLEEKKGSIIPKTAPNLSEDNYWYYNTAYNLEQGWCVEMNGIRQRHIDQGQSFNLYITTQYTMRQIMNLYIKACKCGVKSIYYVRSKSLEVTECESCSA; from the coding sequence ATGTTAAGGAAACTTTGTAATTTAGCAATAGAAGGAATTAAAGATAATGACGGTACGTATACAGAAGAAAAACTATTGAAAGCGTTAGAACACATAATAAGAGATGCAATGGATATTAATGATATTAGAAAATCTTTAATTCAGGTTTCTTTAGACTTAACAAGTGATATGGAACCTAATTGGCAGTATGCAGCATCAACAGTATATATATATGAACTTTACGACAAAGTAAGAAAAAATAGAAATTTAGATGTTAAGAAAAATTTATATGATAACTATTATGAATTTATTAAAGAACTAACAGAAAAAAATTTTTATGGAGAGTATATTCTAGAAAATTATTCTAAAGAAGATATATTAGAATTAGAAAAAGAAATTAAACCAGAAAGAGATTTTCTTTTTAACTATAGTGGAATAGATCTTGTAACTAAAAGATATTTAGTTCAGGATTTTAATAGAAGTGTTATAGAACTTCCTCAACAAATGTTTATGGGGATTGCTATGCATCTTGCTATTCCAGAAGTTAAAGAAAAAAGAGTATATTGGGCAAAGAGATTTTATAATGTTTTAAGTGAGCTTAAAGCAACAATGGCAACTCCTACTATGTCAAATGCAAGAAAGCCTTTTTATCAATTAAGTTCTTGTTTTGTTGATACTGTTGATGATAGTTTAGAGGGAATATATAAGTCATTAGATAACTTTGCTAAAGTATCTAAATTTGGCGGTGGAATGGGAATATATATAGGTAAAATTAGATCATTAGGTTCACCTATTAGAGGTTTTAAAGGAGCATCAGGGGGAGTAATTCCTTGGGTAAAATTATTTAATGATACAGCAATCGCAGTAGATCAATTAGGTGTTAGAAATGGATCAGTTGCAATTTGGCTTGATGCTTGGCATAAAGATATACCTGAATTTTTACAAATTAGAACTAATAATGGAGATGACAGAAAAAAAGCACATGATGTATTCCCAGGAGTTTGTTATCCAGATTTATTCTGGAAACTTGCAGAAGAAAATGTAGATAATGATTGGTACATGATGTGTCCACATGAGATAAAAAACGCAAAAGGATATTCTCTTGAAGATTTCTATGGTGAAGAATGGGAGACTAAATATTTTGAATGTGTTGAAGATGATAGAATTGAAAAAAGAAGTATTAAAATTAAAGATTTAGTAAGATTAATAATTAAAAGTGCAGCAGAAACAGGAGCGCCTTTTGCATTCTTTAGAGATAATGCAAATAAGATGAATCCTAATAAGCATAAAGGTATGATATATTCTTCGAATTTATGTACAGAAATTATGCAAAACATGAGTGCTATGAAAGTTAATGGAGATACTATTATTAAGGAAAATGATAAATATAATGTAGTACAAAATATAGAAGCTGGAGATTTTGTTGTATGTAATCTTTCATCTCTAGTACTTGGAAATATAGATGTTCTTAATGATGAGGAATTAGAATGTGTTGTGGAAACACAAATAAGAGCTATGGATAATGTCATTGATTTAAATTATTATTCAGTTCCATTTGCTGAAATAACTAATAAAAGATATAGAGGAATTGGACTTGGAACTAGCGGATATCATCATATGCTAGCTAATAATAAAATACATTGGACAGAAGAAAAGCATAGAACATTTGTTGATAAAGTGTATGAAAAAATAAATTATTATTCAATAAAAGCTAGTATGAATTTATCTAAAGAAAAAGGAAAATATGAGCTTTTTGAAGGATCAGATTGGGATAATGGGAATTATTTTGAATTAAGAGATTATAATGATGAAAAATGGATTGATTTAAAGCAAGAGGTTAAATCATTTGGAATGAGAAATGGTTACTTAATTGCCGTAGCACCAAATGGATCAACAGCTACTATTGCAGGAACTTCTGAGGGAATTGATCCTATAATGGCTAGATTTTATTTAGAAGAAAAGAAAGGAAGTATAATTCCTAAAACTGCACCAAATTTATCAGAAGATAATTATTGGTATTATAATACAGCCTATAATTTGGAACAAGGCTGGTGCGTAGAAATGAATGGTATTAGACAAAGGCATATTGATCAAGGTCAATCATTTAACTTATATATAACAACTCAGTATACAATGAGACAAATAATGAATTTATATATAAAAGCATGTAAATGTGGAGTGAAATCTATATATTACGTAAGATCAAAATCACTAGAAGTAACAGAATGTGAAAGCTGTTCGGCATAA
- the ptsP gene encoding phosphoenolpyruvate--protein phosphotransferase, which yields MRRGIAASKGYAIGKVFLTENEEIVITDASVSDIVSEKEKLQKALDSSKSQLQAIKDKAEKEMGAEKAAVFEAHITLLDDPEFTGAMMSEIETNSINGLKAIENVTNSFVTIFESMDNDYMRERAADIKDVSKRIISNFAGKGGDAFAITENNTVIVAHDLTPSDTAQLDRSKVVGFITNIGGRTSHAAIMARTLEIPAVLGLGDITSSVKNGDMIIVDGLTGDIIINPSEEVLTEYRAKQEKFKAEQEELKKLIDVKTTTKSGRRIEVCGNIGKPEDVLSVVANGGDGVGLFRTEFLYMDRDSAPTEDEQFESYKFALEKMEGKQVVIRTLDIGGDKTLPYLPLPEEMNPFLGYRAIRLCLDRKEIFKVQLRALLRASIYGNLCVMFPMISGLEEFLQAKEVVEECKAELKAEGKEYSEVIQWGIMVEIPAAAVYADELAKHVDFFSIGTNDLIQYTLAADRMSEKVSYLYNPMHPAVLRLIKMTIDGAHKHGKWVGMCGEMAGDEAAIPTLVEYGLDEFSMSATSILNAKKIILEQE from the coding sequence ATGAGAAGAGGTATTGCTGCATCTAAAGGATATGCAATAGGAAAAGTGTTTTTAACTGAAAATGAAGAAATAGTTATAACTGATGCGTCAGTTAGTGATATAGTGAGTGAAAAAGAAAAATTACAAAAAGCATTAGATAGTTCTAAATCACAATTACAAGCTATTAAAGATAAAGCTGAAAAAGAAATGGGAGCAGAAAAGGCTGCTGTTTTCGAAGCTCATATTACATTATTAGATGATCCAGAATTTACTGGAGCAATGATGAGTGAAATAGAAACAAACAGTATAAATGGATTAAAAGCTATAGAAAATGTTACAAATAGCTTTGTAACTATATTTGAATCTATGGATAATGACTACATGAGAGAAAGAGCTGCAGATATAAAAGATGTATCTAAAAGAATAATATCTAATTTTGCAGGTAAAGGCGGAGATGCTTTTGCAATCACTGAAAACAATACTGTAATCGTTGCTCATGATTTAACACCATCTGATACTGCTCAATTAGATAGAAGCAAAGTAGTAGGATTTATTACTAATATAGGTGGAAGAACTTCACATGCAGCTATTATGGCTAGAACATTAGAAATACCAGCTGTACTTGGTTTAGGTGATATTACAAGTAGTGTTAAAAATGGAGATATGATTATAGTTGATGGATTAACTGGAGACATAATTATTAACCCTTCAGAAGAAGTTTTAACAGAATATAGAGCTAAACAAGAAAAATTTAAAGCAGAACAAGAAGAATTAAAAAAATTAATAGATGTAAAGACAACTACTAAGTCTGGTAGAAGAATAGAAGTTTGTGGAAACATAGGTAAACCAGAAGATGTACTTAGTGTTGTAGCAAATGGTGGAGATGGTGTAGGATTATTCAGAACTGAATTCTTATACATGGATAGAGATAGCGCTCCAACAGAAGATGAACAATTTGAAAGCTACAAATTCGCTCTTGAAAAGATGGAAGGTAAGCAAGTTGTTATAAGAACTCTTGATATTGGTGGAGATAAGACTCTTCCATATTTACCATTACCAGAAGAAATGAATCCATTCTTAGGATACAGAGCAATAAGACTTTGTTTAGATAGAAAAGAAATCTTTAAGGTTCAATTAAGAGCATTATTAAGAGCTTCTATATATGGTAACCTTTGTGTTATGTTCCCTATGATTTCAGGTTTAGAAGAATTCTTACAAGCTAAAGAAGTAGTTGAAGAATGTAAAGCTGAATTAAAAGCAGAAGGAAAAGAATATTCAGAAGTAATTCAATGGGGTATAATGGTTGAAATCCCTGCAGCAGCAGTTTATGCTGATGAATTAGCTAAACATGTTGATTTCTTCTCAATAGGAACAAACGATTTAATTCAATATACATTAGCCGCTGATAGAATGAGCGAAAAGGTTTCATACCTTTACAATCCAATGCATCCAGCTGTACTTAGATTAATAAAGATGACTATAGATGGTGCACATAAACATGGAAAATGGGTTGGAATGTGTGGAGAAAT